A genomic window from Leptolyngbya sp. NIES-2104 includes:
- a CDS encoding AAA family ATPase — translation MITLPGVTFHSKIYESLATLVYRGTRERENCAVIAKILKQDYPSLQELTRYRQEYEITRSLNLEGVVKTYSQQDYQRTLVILLEDFGGESLEYWMRQQSDFCPMPLSIFLDIAIALTDTLGKLHAAHVIHKDINPGNIVLNPTTGVVKLIDFGIATRFSRTNPTFKNLHLLEGTPAYVSPEQTGRMNRRLDYRTDFYSLGVTFYELLTGQLPFPTQDILELVHCHIARPPIPPHELNARIPQPISDLILKLMAKNAEDRYQSAWGIKADLERCAQQLEAVGRIESMPLGVQDVSEQFCIPQKLYGRAAQMAALLAAFNRVAGSEGVREMMLVSGDAGVGKTVLVQELYKPITQKRGYFIWGKFDQFRRNIPYSAIVDALQKLVQQLLGEPDEQLQQWRSRLLTALGSNGQVIIDVIPEVEFIIGKQPSVPEVGATESQNRFNLTFQKFVRVFCAKEHPLVIFLDDLQWIDSATLKFIELILLDEQAQSLFLIGAYRANEVSPTHPLMLTLESLRNQGAMLQHINLTSLTLESLSHLLAETLHHTPGTVHSLAQTVARKTEGNPFFVGEFLKLLDDENLLTFDAQQLSWQWNLAEIEAQEITDNVVELLLRQLQKLSDATQQILSIAACVESEFDLETLTLSAERDSEGTVCEKSPQAISQDLLAAVQAGLIQPLSELDENLLVQEYKFSHDRVQQAAYALIDESQKQVVHLQIGRNLLEKTSPEQQSDRLFAIVDHLDRGIELVTNRAERSEIARLNLIAGQKAKAATAYEAASQYFTTGLKLLDTDRWLSEYDLTLALYSEAAGAAYLQGCFDEMEQFVEEVLNNAKTAIDKVQAYDSRIQAFLSQGNLEEVLKIGLEVLKLLGVILSENPSQLDVQSELEETTARLAGREIANLIHLPKMTAPRPLAAIYILGSIISTAFFVSPALTILITCKMVNLSISYGNAVWSPVSYAIYGSVLCRVIQDIELGYKFGKLALSLAERSSIRQSNAKALILSGLLIMHWKIHLRETIPMLVEAYQNGVETGDFEFAGYGAFGVCHHSFFVGEELAQLEQKTAVYSKAMGQIRREIPSSWTAMLWQTILNLLGRSKNPSRLMGSAYNEEALPQMIAIKDGTGVNYFYLYKIVLCYLFGEYHQAAQNAVLARQYVEMPTAMMVPLFCFYHSLALLSLSLDASNAEKAAWLSSVSANQEKIQKWAEHAPTNYLHKYHLVEAEKARVLGQFPEAEEFYEQAIAGAAENEYIQEEALAYELAARHYLARGREKFAQTYMKEAHYCYERWGAIAKVKDLETRYPQFFPQSSGVTYTPIHTTSGTTSARLDSAINLTAVMKAAQALSETIRLDQLIATLMQVVIENVGAERGALIVLEDAQLTVVAQCSGSRQCDSEKLNIADCATISLSVIHTVERTQATLVLDDAVSEASFSTDPYIQTRQTRSLLCMPILKQSQMIGILYLENNLSPGVFTSDRLQVLKLLMVQAAISLENACLYEQLEDYAETLERKVEERTQALQRSEAKFRNIFENSQVGIFRNRISDGLILNANQRLANLLGFDSPEEIIGLEHSIDYFVNPSDRQHAHELMKRDGELRSYEAQLRKRDGTVFWGLTSSYLNAADGYVEGVIADITDLKQAEVALQASEAELRALFSAIPDPLFIFTTEGQLVCAIKGNPSYGELLCREEGIGKTLHQLYAKEEADKFLSYIQQVVKTQQILTVEYSLWIAGREIWFSARIAPIRHEQVIWLARDITLQKQAEATSIVEERNRMAREIHDTLAQAFTGILIQVDAATQVLVEDAEATLAHLDTIEELARTGLSEARRSVSALRPQLLEDGDLSIAFERLVNQMRVATHTALIYSVEGIAYSLPAEVENHLLRIGQEALTNAIKYANANEISIELVYEDVQCRLQVKDDGQGFGVVGIPMSGGFGLIGMSERAERIGAHLTIESQPGQGTEIIVIVDRG, via the coding sequence ATGATTACCCTGCCTGGAGTCACGTTCCACAGCAAAATCTATGAGAGCTTGGCAACGCTTGTGTATCGCGGTACTAGAGAGCGGGAGAATTGCGCTGTGATTGCCAAAATTCTCAAGCAGGATTATCCCTCGCTTCAGGAATTAACTCGCTATCGGCAAGAATATGAAATTACCCGTTCCCTCAACCTTGAAGGTGTCGTCAAAACATACAGCCAGCAAGACTATCAGCGCACCCTGGTGATTCTCTTAGAAGACTTTGGTGGAGAGTCCTTAGAATACTGGATGCGGCAGCAATCGGACTTCTGCCCGATGCCGTTGTCGATTTTTCTGGATATTGCGATCGCGCTGACCGATACGCTGGGCAAACTCCATGCAGCTCACGTCATTCATAAGGACATCAATCCTGGCAACATTGTCTTGAATCCGACGACGGGCGTGGTCAAACTGATTGATTTTGGCATCGCCACTCGCTTCAGCCGAACGAATCCCACGTTCAAAAATCTGCATCTGCTCGAAGGAACCCCTGCCTATGTTTCCCCAGAGCAAACCGGGCGGATGAACCGGAGGCTCGACTATCGCACTGATTTTTATTCATTGGGTGTCACCTTCTATGAACTGTTAACGGGACAGTTGCCGTTTCCGACTCAAGACATTCTGGAGCTAGTTCATTGCCACATTGCGAGACCCCCGATTCCGCCGCACGAATTGAACGCGAGGATTCCCCAACCCATTTCAGACCTGATTTTGAAACTGATGGCGAAAAATGCGGAGGATCGCTATCAGAGTGCTTGGGGGATCAAAGCTGATCTCGAACGTTGCGCTCAACAACTAGAAGCAGTGGGTCGAATTGAGTCGATGCCATTGGGAGTGCAAGATGTGTCTGAGCAGTTTTGCATTCCTCAAAAACTGTATGGACGCGCAGCCCAGATGGCAGCATTATTAGCGGCGTTTAACCGAGTAGCAGGAAGTGAGGGAGTCCGTGAAATGATGCTGGTTTCTGGTGATGCTGGCGTTGGCAAAACCGTATTGGTGCAGGAACTCTACAAACCCATCACTCAAAAGCGGGGCTATTTCATCTGGGGTAAATTTGACCAATTCCGACGCAATATCCCCTACAGCGCGATCGTCGATGCCCTACAAAAGTTGGTACAGCAACTCTTGGGAGAACCGGATGAGCAGTTGCAACAGTGGCGATCGCGGCTCCTCACCGCTTTGGGCAGCAACGGACAAGTCATCATTGATGTCATCCCCGAAGTGGAGTTCATTATTGGCAAGCAGCCATCCGTACCTGAAGTTGGAGCCACAGAATCGCAGAATCGCTTCAATCTGACGTTTCAAAAGTTTGTGCGGGTGTTTTGTGCAAAAGAGCATCCCCTCGTCATCTTCCTAGACGATCTCCAGTGGATTGATTCCGCGACGCTGAAGTTCATCGAACTGATCTTACTTGACGAGCAAGCTCAATCTCTGTTTTTGATCGGAGCTTATCGAGCGAACGAAGTGTCTCCGACGCATCCCTTAATGTTGACCCTAGAGAGCCTGCGAAACCAGGGAGCAATGCTTCAGCACATCAATCTGACTTCCTTAACCTTAGAATCGTTGAGTCACCTGTTAGCTGAGACATTGCATCACACTCCTGGAACGGTTCACTCCCTTGCCCAAACGGTGGCGCGTAAGACTGAGGGCAATCCCTTCTTTGTGGGTGAATTTTTGAAGCTGCTGGATGACGAAAATCTGTTGACCTTTGATGCCCAACAGTTGAGTTGGCAATGGAACTTGGCTGAGATTGAAGCTCAAGAGATCACGGATAATGTAGTGGAGTTGCTGCTGCGTCAGTTGCAGAAATTGTCGGATGCAACCCAGCAAATTCTCTCGATCGCGGCTTGTGTTGAATCTGAGTTTGATTTAGAGACATTGACGCTTAGCGCAGAGCGCGACTCCGAAGGAACCGTGTGTGAAAAATCTCCTCAAGCAATTTCTCAAGATTTACTCGCAGCAGTCCAAGCTGGGTTAATTCAACCGCTGTCAGAATTAGATGAAAACTTGTTAGTACAGGAATATAAGTTTTCGCACGATCGCGTCCAGCAAGCCGCCTATGCCTTGATTGATGAGTCGCAGAAACAAGTGGTTCATCTCCAAATCGGTCGCAATCTACTAGAGAAAACTTCACCAGAGCAACAATCCGATCGACTGTTTGCCATTGTGGATCATCTCGATCGGGGAATTGAGCTGGTTACAAATCGAGCAGAACGATCTGAGATTGCTAGACTGAATTTAATCGCAGGACAGAAAGCAAAAGCAGCAACGGCTTATGAAGCAGCTTCTCAGTACTTTACGACAGGGCTTAAACTCCTCGATACAGACCGTTGGCTGAGTGAGTATGACCTTACCTTAGCGCTGTACTCAGAAGCAGCAGGAGCAGCGTATCTTCAGGGTTGCTTTGATGAAATGGAGCAGTTCGTAGAAGAAGTACTCAACAATGCGAAGACCGCGATCGACAAAGTGCAGGCTTACGATAGCAGAATTCAAGCGTTTTTGTCACAGGGCAACTTGGAAGAAGTGCTTAAAATTGGACTGGAAGTGTTAAAGCTTCTAGGAGTAATCCTATCAGAAAATCCAAGTCAGTTAGATGTTCAAAGCGAATTGGAGGAGACGACTGCACGATTAGCTGGACGAGAAATTGCAAACTTAATTCATCTACCAAAGATGACAGCACCAAGACCGTTGGCAGCAATTTATATCTTAGGAAGCATTATATCTACTGCATTTTTTGTGTCGCCAGCACTGACGATACTGATTACGTGCAAAATGGTAAATTTGTCAATTAGCTATGGCAATGCTGTCTGGTCACCGGTAAGTTACGCGATTTACGGAAGTGTTCTGTGCAGAGTTATTCAAGATATTGAACTCGGTTATAAATTTGGCAAATTGGCTCTAAGTTTAGCGGAACGATCAAGCATTAGACAAAGTAATGCTAAAGCATTAATACTGTCGGGTCTCCTGATCATGCATTGGAAGATACATCTCAGGGAAACAATACCAATGCTAGTTGAGGCTTATCAAAATGGAGTAGAAACTGGGGATTTTGAATTCGCTGGCTATGGTGCGTTTGGGGTGTGTCATCACTCATTTTTCGTTGGCGAGGAACTCGCTCAACTAGAACAAAAAACGGCAGTCTACAGCAAAGCGATGGGGCAAATCAGACGAGAAATTCCCTCTAGTTGGACTGCAATGTTGTGGCAGACAATTCTTAATCTATTAGGTAGGTCTAAGAATCCTAGTCGCCTAATGGGTAGTGCCTACAATGAAGAAGCACTACCACAGATGATTGCTATTAAAGATGGAACTGGAGTAAACTACTTTTACTTATACAAAATTGTGTTGTGCTATCTGTTTGGGGAGTATCACCAAGCTGCACAAAATGCTGTTTTAGCTAGACAATATGTAGAAATGCCAACGGCAATGATGGTACCCCTATTCTGTTTCTACCATTCTCTAGCGCTTTTGAGCCTATCGCTTGATGCTTCAAACGCTGAGAAAGCAGCCTGGTTAAGTTCTGTTAGTGCCAACCAAGAAAAGATACAAAAGTGGGCAGAACATGCTCCAACGAATTATCTCCATAAATATCATCTGGTTGAGGCAGAGAAAGCACGAGTCTTAGGGCAATTTCCTGAAGCTGAAGAGTTTTATGAACAAGCGATCGCAGGTGCTGCCGAGAATGAGTATATCCAGGAAGAAGCACTCGCTTATGAATTAGCGGCTAGACATTATCTGGCGCGAGGTCGAGAAAAGTTTGCTCAGACCTATATGAAAGAGGCGCACTATTGCTATGAACGATGGGGCGCGATCGCTAAAGTTAAAGACTTAGAAACTCGCTATCCGCAGTTCTTTCCTCAATCATCGGGTGTGACCTACACGCCAATTCATACAACTTCTGGAACTACTTCTGCTCGCTTAGACAGCGCGATCAATTTGACGGCGGTGATGAAAGCGGCTCAAGCCCTCTCAGAAACAATCCGTCTTGATCAATTAATTGCCACGTTGATGCAGGTGGTAATAGAGAATGTAGGAGCCGAAAGGGGCGCTCTGATTGTTCTGGAAGATGCTCAACTTACGGTAGTTGCTCAATGCAGCGGCAGTAGACAGTGTGATTCAGAAAAGCTGAATATTGCTGACTGTGCAACGATTTCTCTCTCCGTCATTCACACGGTAGAACGCACTCAAGCAACTTTAGTACTGGATGATGCCGTCAGCGAAGCGTCTTTTTCAACTGATCCTTATATTCAAACTCGACAGACGCGATCGCTGCTCTGTATGCCAATTCTCAAGCAAAGTCAGATGATTGGTATCCTTTATTTGGAGAACAATCTTAGTCCTGGAGTGTTTACTAGCGATCGCTTACAAGTCCTCAAACTGTTGATGGTTCAGGCAGCGATTTCGCTGGAAAATGCTTGCCTATACGAACAGCTAGAAGACTATGCCGAAACACTGGAACGGAAAGTAGAAGAGCGAACTCAAGCATTACAACGCAGTGAAGCCAAGTTCCGCAATATCTTTGAAAACTCACAGGTTGGCATCTTCCGAAACCGCATCTCGGATGGATTAATTCTCAATGCCAACCAACGCCTTGCCAACCTGTTGGGCTTTGATTCACCAGAGGAGATCATTGGGCTAGAACACAGCATCGACTATTTTGTAAATCCCAGCGATCGCCAACACGCCCATGAGTTGATGAAGCGGGATGGGGAACTGCGAAGCTATGAAGCACAACTGCGAAAACGAGATGGGACAGTTTTCTGGGGACTTACCTCTTCTTATCTGAATGCAGCCGATGGATACGTCGAAGGGGTGATTGCGGATATTACCGATCTCAAACAAGCAGAAGTCGCGTTGCAAGCCTCTGAAGCAGAACTGCGGGCGCTTTTTTCAGCCATTCCCGACCCGCTTTTCATCTTCACCACTGAAGGGCAATTGGTCTGTGCAATCAAAGGGAATCCATCCTATGGAGAGTTGTTATGTAGGGAGGAGGGTATTGGCAAAACACTGCATCAACTTTATGCCAAGGAAGAAGCTGATAAATTCCTGAGTTATATTCAGCAGGTGGTGAAAACCCAACAGATACTCACCGTTGAATACAGTCTGTGGATCGCTGGACGAGAGATCTGGTTTTCGGCTCGCATTGCTCCGATTCGGCACGAGCAAGTGATTTGGCTGGCGCGAGATATTACATTGCAAAAGCAAGCGGAAGCAACCTCGATTGTGGAAGAGCGTAACCGCATGGCACGCGAGATTCACGACACACTCGCTCAGGCGTTTACAGGCATTCTCATCCAGGTTGATGCAGCCACTCAAGTGCTAGTCGAGGATGCAGAAGCAACCCTTGCTCATTTAGACACGATCGAGGAATTAGCCCGCACCGGACTGAGTGAGGCGCGTCGATCCGTGAGCGCACTGCGTCCCCAGTTGCTCGAAGACGGTGATTTATCGATTGCCTTTGAGCGTCTGGTGAACCAAATGCGAGTGGCGACCCATACGGCTCTCATTTACTCAGTTGAGGGGATCGCCTATTCCTTACCCGCCGAGGTGGAAAATCACTTGCTCCGGATTGGACAAGAAGCCCTAACCAATGCGATCAAGTATGCGAATGCCAATGAAATTAGCATTGAGTTAGTCTATGAAGATGTCCAGTGTCGTTTACAGGTCAAAGATGACGGACAGGGCTTTGGCGTGGTTGGCATTCCGATGAGCGGCGGATTTGGATTGATAGGCATGAGTGAACGGGCTGAGCGGATTGGGGCACATCTGACGATCGAGAGCCAGCCAGGGCAAGGAACAGAAATTATTGTGATTGTCGATCGAGGGTAA
- a CDS encoding response regulator transcription factor, whose product MTSHSTLIRVLIADDHSIVRQGLVTIINRDPEMMVIAEAENGQQAIDRFREHQPDVTLMDLRMPEVGGVEAIRAICAEFKPARIIVLTTYDGDEDIYRGLHSGAQGYLLKDTKSHEVLNAIRIVARGQQYIPPDVGAKLVQRLNNPELRERELAVLGLMAQGMSNLEIGTALSISENTVKTHVNRILSKLGVSDRTQAVIVAVKRGIVSL is encoded by the coding sequence ATGACCAGTCACTCCACGCTCATTCGGGTTCTCATTGCTGACGATCATTCGATTGTTCGGCAAGGATTGGTCACAATCATCAACCGCGACCCAGAAATGATGGTGATTGCTGAAGCCGAAAATGGGCAACAGGCGATCGATCGTTTTCGAGAACACCAGCCCGATGTCACGCTGATGGATTTACGAATGCCCGAAGTCGGAGGAGTGGAAGCGATCCGCGCGATTTGTGCTGAATTTAAGCCTGCCCGGATTATCGTCCTCACTACCTACGATGGCGATGAAGATATCTACCGAGGATTGCACTCTGGCGCTCAAGGCTATCTGCTCAAGGATACGAAATCGCATGAGGTGCTGAATGCGATTCGCATCGTGGCGCGGGGTCAGCAGTACATTCCACCCGATGTGGGAGCAAAACTGGTGCAGCGCCTGAACAATCCAGAACTGAGGGAACGAGAGTTAGCGGTACTGGGCTTAATGGCGCAAGGCATGAGCAATCTGGAGATTGGGACGGCTTTAAGTATCAGCGAGAATACGGTCAAAACCCACGTGAATCGAATTTTAAGTAAGTTGGGCGTGAGCGATCGCACTCAAGCTGTGATTGTTGCGGTGAAACGTGGGATTGTCAGTTTGTGA
- a CDS encoding thioredoxin domain-containing protein: MSLLDLDRRKRVELLAITIASLRGVQVNQDRDRSLLSIPASTQDHMQGVLNADVVLVMYGDYQCSVSADVYKMIKAIKRELSAAFGEDYLCLIVRHFPQAQIHLQAQRAAQAAEAAAAQGQFWLMHDTLFAHQQKLENGYLVEYANNLGLDIPQFLKELSKQVHIDHINEDTENSGITTAPALFINNIRYTGRWRITELTAAIVAKSH, from the coding sequence TTGAGTTTGCTTGATCTAGATCGCAGAAAGAGGGTTGAATTGCTTGCGATTACCATTGCTTCCCTCAGAGGTGTTCAAGTGAATCAAGACCGAGACCGTAGTTTGTTATCTATTCCAGCTTCAACACAGGATCACATGCAAGGCGTACTCAATGCCGACGTGGTGCTGGTAATGTATGGAGATTATCAATGCTCTGTCAGTGCAGACGTTTACAAGATGATTAAAGCGATCAAACGAGAGCTTAGTGCTGCTTTTGGAGAAGATTATTTATGCTTGATCGTCCGTCATTTTCCGCAAGCACAGATTCATCTCCAAGCTCAACGGGCCGCTCAAGCTGCCGAAGCCGCCGCTGCTCAAGGACAGTTTTGGTTAATGCACGACACTTTGTTTGCTCATCAACAGAAGTTAGAAAATGGTTATCTCGTAGAGTACGCCAACAATTTAGGGCTTGATATCCCTCAATTTCTTAAAGAGTTGTCTAAGCAGGTGCATATCGATCACATCAATGAAGATACTGAAAACAGTGGAATAACGACTGCTCCAGCCCTATTTATCAATAACATTCGATACACCGGGCGCTGGAGAATAACAGAGTTGACGGCAGCCATTGTTGCTAAAAGTCACTAA
- a CDS encoding alpha/beta hydrolase gives MNILNFRNSIRLLLIVTLFLGTLTITSLGAIMSTANAQVNKPTIVFVHGAFAESASWNSVLTKLITKGYPMVAVANPLRGVKSDADYVASALKDIKGPIVLVGHSYGGAVITNAVNGNKNVKALVYVAGLLLIRVRLPLNSQDVIRAAHSDQHSRHPLNCPIAAKTSTFNRTSSTPSLLRMCPLTTRN, from the coding sequence ATGAACATTCTTAACTTCAGGAACAGCATCCGCCTGCTTCTGATTGTCACCCTCTTTTTAGGAACTCTTACCATCACTTCTCTAGGAGCTATCATGAGTACTGCAAATGCACAAGTCAACAAGCCCACGATCGTGTTCGTTCATGGTGCGTTCGCCGAGTCTGCTAGTTGGAACAGTGTATTGACGAAGCTAATCACGAAAGGTTATCCGATGGTTGCTGTGGCTAATCCTCTGCGCGGCGTGAAGAGCGACGCAGATTATGTTGCCAGCGCCCTTAAAGACATCAAGGGTCCGATCGTGCTGGTCGGACATTCCTACGGAGGCGCGGTCATTACCAATGCGGTCAATGGCAACAAGAACGTGAAAGCATTGGTCTACGTTGCTGGCTTGCTCCTGATACGGGTGAGACTGCCATTGAACTCTCAGGACGTTATCCGGGCAGCACACTCGGACCAACACTCGCGCCACCCGTTGAACTGCCCGATCGCGGCAAAGACCTCTACATTCAACAGAACAAGTTCCACGCCCAGTTTGCTGCGGATGTGTCCGCTAACGACGCGCAACTGA
- a CDS encoding alpha/beta hydrolase, whose product MQQNKFHAQFAADVSANDAQLMASTQRPIAEAALNEASGAPAWKSTPSWFIYGDRDLNIPPAALSFMANRANSKETVVVNGASHVVMVSHADAVAKLIDRAATAP is encoded by the coding sequence ATTCAACAGAACAAGTTCCACGCCCAGTTTGCTGCGGATGTGTCCGCTAACGACGCGCAACTGATGGCTAGCACTCAGCGCCCGATCGCGGAAGCCGCGCTGAATGAAGCCTCCGGTGCGCCCGCATGGAAATCTACCCCGTCCTGGTTTATTTATGGCGATCGCGACTTGAACATTCCTCCAGCGGCACTGTCTTTCATGGCGAACCGCGCGAACTCAAAGGAGACCGTTGTGGTGAATGGCGCGTCCCATGTCGTGATGGTTTCCCATGCAGATGCCGTTGCTAAGCTCATCGATCGTGCTGCAACCGCGCCATAG
- a CDS encoding alpha/beta fold hydrolase yields MSTFVLVHGSWHDGSAWASVIDQLEAKGHHAFAPTIAGHGKSVDKNVNHAQCMQSIVDYIVGKDLIDIVLLGHSFAGTIIAKVAEAIPDRIRRLIFFDAFVLNDGESLRDNVPPHLQTLLDELVRESNDQMMVIPFEMWREVFLNDADLELARSSYAQLSPEPYQPWIDKLDLKQFYSLPIPKSYLYCTEDNVLPQGEQWGWHPRMSNRLGLFRLLQMPGSHEVMFSNPIDLAEKIIVAGRD; encoded by the coding sequence ATGTCAACTTTTGTCTTAGTTCATGGCTCCTGGCATGATGGTTCTGCTTGGGCATCTGTCATCGATCAGCTAGAAGCCAAAGGACATCACGCTTTTGCTCCCACGATCGCGGGACATGGTAAAAGCGTAGATAAAAACGTTAACCATGCTCAATGTATGCAATCGATCGTCGATTACATTGTTGGCAAAGACTTAATCGATATTGTTCTCTTAGGTCATAGTTTTGCCGGAACAATCATTGCGAAAGTTGCTGAAGCGATTCCTGATCGCATTCGACGGCTCATCTTCTTCGATGCCTTTGTTCTTAACGATGGAGAGAGCCTTAGAGATAACGTTCCACCGCATCTTCAAACATTACTCGACGAGCTAGTTAGAGAATCAAACGATCAGATGATGGTTATCCCTTTTGAGATGTGGCGAGAAGTGTTTCTCAACGATGCTGACCTCGAACTGGCTCGATCGAGCTACGCACAACTATCCCCTGAACCGTATCAACCGTGGATTGACAAGTTGGACTTGAAGCAGTTTTACTCGCTGCCCATTCCTAAAAGTTACCTCTACTGTACAGAAGATAATGTCCTCCCTCAAGGCGAACAGTGGGGTTGGCATCCGAGAATGTCTAACCGCTTGGGGCTATTTCGGCTTCTACAAATGCCCGGTAGTCATGAGGTCATGTTTTCTAACCCGATCGATTTAGCCGAAAAGATTATTGTGGCAGGACGTGACTAG
- a CDS encoding ester cyclase — protein sequence MVTEQTVNQADSRQADPNLTPAQEALQAVWEAHIQSEFATHSTEDALATMVEDAYVNHIPVMTGGVGKPAVGEFYSKSFIPQIPPDFELVPISRTIGMDQLVDEMVGKFTHTIQMDWMLPGVAPTGKRVEVPTVAIIRFRDGKVAHEHLYWDQASVLVQLGLLDPGRLPVAGIESARKALDPSLPSNALIDRAIE from the coding sequence ATGGTCACAGAACAAACTGTAAATCAAGCAGATAGTAGACAGGCAGATCCTAACCTGACACCTGCCCAGGAAGCCTTGCAAGCAGTCTGGGAAGCACATATACAGTCCGAGTTTGCCACTCACAGCACTGAAGATGCTCTCGCGACGATGGTTGAAGATGCTTACGTGAACCACATTCCGGTCATGACCGGAGGAGTCGGAAAACCAGCAGTGGGTGAGTTTTATTCCAAATCCTTCATTCCACAGATCCCGCCAGACTTCGAGCTAGTTCCAATTTCGCGCACGATCGGGATGGATCAACTGGTCGATGAAATGGTGGGTAAGTTCACTCATACGATTCAGATGGACTGGATGCTACCCGGTGTTGCTCCGACCGGGAAACGAGTTGAAGTCCCAACGGTTGCCATTATTCGATTTCGGGATGGCAAGGTCGCCCATGAACACCTCTACTGGGATCAGGCGAGTGTATTGGTTCAACTCGGCTTGCTCGATCCGGGTAGGTTACCCGTTGCGGGGATTGAAAGTGCACGCAAGGCACTCGATCCGAGCTTGCCTTCAAACGCACTGATCGATCGCGCGATCGAGTGA
- a CDS encoding NAD(P)H-dependent oxidoreductase, whose translation MKVLIIFAHPEPKSFNGALFQRAIDTLQKLGHDVQCTDLYAMKFDPVSDRRNFTSMKDPNYFKQQIEEMYATEVEGFVPELEIELQKLEWCDLMIWQFPLWWFSVPAVLKGWVDRVFAMGRVYGGGYIYETGRFQGKKAMLSLTLGGTKEHYLKDGFNGDIQAILRPIQRGIFQFTGFDVLAPHIIYAPVQQTDEVRQEILDNFSRRLQAIENELPIAVGKY comes from the coding sequence GTGAAGGTTTTGATTATTTTTGCCCATCCGGAACCAAAAAGTTTCAATGGAGCATTGTTTCAGAGGGCGATCGACACACTTCAAAAGCTTGGACATGATGTACAGTGTACCGATCTTTATGCTATGAAGTTTGACCCCGTATCCGATCGTCGCAACTTCACCTCAATGAAAGATCCTAACTACTTCAAACAGCAGATTGAAGAAATGTACGCGACTGAAGTTGAAGGTTTTGTCCCAGAACTTGAAATTGAACTCCAAAAACTAGAATGGTGTGATTTGATGATTTGGCAGTTTCCTTTATGGTGGTTTAGTGTGCCCGCTGTTTTGAAGGGATGGGTCGATCGCGTCTTCGCAATGGGGCGGGTGTACGGTGGCGGGTATATTTATGAAACAGGACGGTTTCAAGGCAAGAAAGCAATGCTTTCGTTGACGCTAGGCGGAACAAAGGAGCATTATCTCAAGGATGGCTTCAATGGCGATATCCAGGCTATCCTGCGCCCTATCCAACGTGGCATCTTTCAGTTTACTGGTTTTGATGTTCTTGCCCCTCATATCATTTATGCCCCCGTCCAACAAACTGATGAAGTTCGCCAGGAAATTTTGGATAATTTTTCTCGACGGCTGCAAGCTATTGAGAATGAGTTGCCGATCGCTGTTGGTAAGTATTAG
- a CDS encoding VOC family protein, which yields MTISTQTSSTLGSNPLNSMQIDHVCLNVPNYEETLQWYQEKLDATIEREWTFFDVFPDMKLAYLQVYGFRIEIIGSTQSRSGMPEAKDLGEGLRASGIGHFCFRVDDVDALLAELNRRGVPTFVELGSYPGPGIRLCLVKDNNGNLIEFVTPLKDSAQ from the coding sequence ATGACAATTTCAACTCAAACATCTTCAACTCTAGGCTCAAATCCTCTGAATTCGATGCAAATCGATCATGTTTGCTTGAATGTACCGAACTATGAGGAAACGCTTCAGTGGTATCAAGAAAAGCTAGATGCGACGATCGAGCGAGAATGGACATTTTTTGATGTCTTCCCCGACATGAAACTGGCTTATTTGCAAGTCTACGGATTTCGGATCGAAATTATCGGCAGCACTCAGTCACGCTCTGGGATGCCCGAAGCTAAAGACCTGGGTGAAGGATTGCGCGCGAGTGGCATTGGACATTTTTGTTTCCGTGTTGATGACGTGGATGCGTTACTGGCTGAATTGAATCGACGGGGTGTGCCAACCTTTGTTGAATTGGGCAGCTACCCTGGTCCTGGAATTCGGCTCTGTTTGGTGAAGGACAATAACGGCAATCTCATTGAATTTGTCACTCCTTTGAAAGATTCTGCACAGTGA